The following proteins are co-located in the Cupriavidus pauculus genome:
- a CDS encoding SPOR domain-containing protein has translation MSRRGPTLLLLILLLANVLLLAALLGVFGPQPLGGLLESPREPQRVEQQVRGERMQLLPPGDASAPGAPRSAAPGNLTLAAAPADSCMEMGGFTAQNVERARQDLAAIAAGTPLPLDQFERSEQVRWWVHLPAQPTRENAERKLAELRRRKVTDVSVVSATEPESYTVSLGLFRERERADRFLDTLRAQGVRTAQVSDAPRAISRQWLRVTHADDAVRARMDEVRQRYGAEVLQSCKGLTQASEGRGTGVAG, from the coding sequence ATGTCCCGGCGCGGCCCGACCCTCCTGTTGCTGATCCTGCTGCTCGCCAATGTGCTGCTGCTGGCCGCGTTGCTGGGCGTCTTCGGCCCGCAGCCGCTGGGCGGCCTGCTGGAAAGCCCGCGCGAACCGCAGCGCGTGGAGCAGCAGGTGCGCGGCGAGCGCATGCAGCTACTGCCGCCGGGCGATGCCTCGGCACCGGGCGCCCCGCGCAGCGCGGCGCCGGGCAACCTCACGCTGGCCGCCGCACCGGCCGATAGCTGCATGGAAATGGGCGGCTTCACGGCGCAGAACGTGGAACGCGCCAGGCAGGACCTTGCCGCCATCGCCGCCGGGACGCCGCTGCCGCTGGACCAGTTCGAACGCAGCGAGCAGGTGCGCTGGTGGGTCCATCTGCCCGCGCAGCCGACGCGCGAAAACGCCGAGCGCAAGCTGGCCGAACTGCGCCGCCGCAAGGTGACCGACGTCTCGGTGGTCAGCGCCACGGAGCCGGAGTCGTACACGGTATCGCTGGGCCTGTTCCGCGAGCGCGAACGCGCCGACCGCTTCCTGGACACCCTGCGCGCCCAGGGCGTGCGCACCGCCCAGGTCAGCGACGCCCCGCGCGCCATCTCGCGCCAATGGCTGCGCGTGACCCATGCCGACGACGCTGTACGCGCCCGCATGGACGAAGTCCGCCAGCGCTACGGCGCCGAGGTACTGCAGTCGTGCAAGGGATTGACGCAGGCGAGCGAAGGACGGGGGACGGGGGTGGCGGGGTAG
- a CDS encoding ABC transporter ATP-binding protein has product MTMIDHPAVGRDTPREAIIEVRNLVKRYGDNVVHDGLDLDVYRGEVLSIVGGSGTGKTVLLRQIVGLERPTSGTIKVFGENPASLSAAQLQTLRNRWGLQFQRGALFSALSVIDNIALPLRELRALPDNLICQASLLKLQLVGLSAKDADKMPADLSGGMIKRVALARALALEPELVFLDEPTAGLDPMASDDYVALIQELRRELGLTVVMITHDLDTLVALSDRVAVLADRKVLAAAPIAEVVQVDHPFIREYFLGERAQRALQALPALRGPDGGAQTGEA; this is encoded by the coding sequence ATGACCATGATCGACCATCCGGCCGTCGGACGCGACACGCCGCGCGAGGCCATCATCGAGGTACGCAACCTGGTGAAGCGCTACGGCGACAACGTGGTGCACGACGGGCTGGACCTGGACGTGTACCGGGGCGAGGTGCTGTCCATCGTCGGCGGCTCCGGCACGGGCAAGACCGTGCTGCTGCGCCAGATCGTGGGGCTGGAGCGGCCGACGTCGGGCACGATCAAGGTCTTCGGCGAGAACCCGGCGAGCCTCAGCGCCGCGCAGTTGCAGACGCTGCGCAACCGCTGGGGGCTGCAGTTCCAGCGCGGCGCGCTGTTTTCGGCGCTGTCGGTGATCGACAACATCGCGCTGCCGCTGCGCGAGCTGCGGGCGCTGCCGGACAACCTGATTTGCCAGGCGTCGCTGCTGAAGCTGCAGCTGGTGGGGCTGTCCGCGAAGGACGCCGACAAGATGCCCGCCGACCTGTCCGGCGGCATGATCAAGCGCGTGGCGCTGGCGCGCGCGCTGGCGCTGGAACCGGAGCTGGTCTTCCTGGACGAACCCACGGCGGGGCTGGACCCGATGGCGTCGGACGACTACGTCGCGCTGATCCAAGAACTGCGCCGCGAGCTGGGCCTGACCGTGGTCATGATCACGCACGACCTGGACACGCTCGTGGCGCTGTCAGACCGCGTGGCCGTGCTGGCCGACCGCAAGGTACTGGCCGCCGCGCCGATTGCCGAGGTGGTGCAGGTGGACCACCCATTCATTCGCGAATACTTCCTGGGCGAACGCGCCCAGCGCGCGCTGCAGGCGCTGCCGGCCCTTCGCGGCCCGGACGGCGGCGCGCAAACCGGAGAAGCCTGA
- a CDS encoding MlaE family ABC transporter permease translates to MDRLPTPAIDISRQDGACSVELQGDWTALALAGCREARGLRAQLHKLAEAPEGARWSLAGVTRLDHIGAQLIWQAWNGKMPEHVEINDGQRRVFDRIAGLRAEGWRKTMVDRFNPVVILGASLLSFFAQLANGITMLGQLAFDLLRFLRAPQRGPWREISANIYNVGYKALGITALVGFLIGIVLSYLSANQLRTFGASTFIVNILGMAVIRELGPVLAAILIAGRSGSAITAQIGVMRVTEELDAMSVMGISHGYRLIMPRVIALAISMPLLVAWTDVMALAGGMVAARYQLDISYAFFLRQLPDAVPVANLWLGLGKGVAFGMLIALTACHFGLRIKPNTQSLGQGTTASVVTSITVVILADAIFAILFKNVGL, encoded by the coding sequence TTGGACCGCCTGCCGACGCCCGCCATCGATATCTCGCGCCAGGACGGCGCCTGCAGCGTCGAGCTGCAAGGCGACTGGACTGCCCTCGCGCTCGCCGGCTGCCGCGAGGCCCGCGGCCTGCGCGCCCAGCTTCACAAGCTGGCCGAGGCGCCCGAAGGCGCGCGCTGGTCGCTGGCCGGCGTCACGCGGCTGGACCACATCGGCGCGCAACTGATCTGGCAGGCCTGGAACGGCAAGATGCCCGAGCACGTGGAAATCAACGACGGCCAGCGCCGCGTGTTCGACCGCATCGCCGGGCTGCGCGCCGAGGGCTGGCGCAAGACGATGGTCGACCGTTTCAATCCGGTGGTCATCCTGGGCGCGAGCCTGCTGTCGTTCTTCGCCCAGCTTGCCAACGGCATCACGATGCTGGGCCAGCTTGCCTTCGACCTGCTGCGCTTCCTGCGCGCGCCGCAGCGCGGGCCGTGGCGCGAGATCTCCGCGAACATCTACAACGTCGGCTACAAGGCGCTTGGCATCACGGCGCTGGTCGGGTTCCTGATCGGCATCGTGCTGTCGTACCTGTCGGCCAACCAGCTCCGCACGTTCGGCGCCAGCACCTTCATCGTCAACATCCTCGGCATGGCCGTGATCCGCGAGCTGGGGCCCGTGCTGGCCGCGATCCTGATCGCCGGGCGCTCGGGCTCCGCCATCACGGCGCAGATTGGCGTGATGCGCGTGACCGAGGAACTGGACGCGATGAGCGTGATGGGCATCTCGCACGGCTACCGGCTGATCATGCCGCGCGTGATCGCGCTGGCGATCTCGATGCCGCTGCTGGTGGCTTGGACCGACGTGATGGCGCTGGCCGGCGGCATGGTGGCCGCGCGCTACCAGCTCGACATCAGCTACGCGTTCTTCCTGCGCCAGTTGCCGGACGCGGTGCCGGTGGCCAACCTCTGGCTCGGGCTGGGCAAGGGCGTGGCGTTCGGCATGCTGATCGCGCTGACGGCCTGCCACTTCGGGCTGCGCATCAAGCCCAATACCCAGAGCCTGGGCCAGGGCACCACGGCGTCGGTGGTGACGTCGATCACCGTGGTGATCCTGGCCGATGCCATCTTCGCCATCCTCTTCAAGAACGTCGGCCTATGA
- a CDS encoding type III pantothenate kinase: MSLLLIDIGNTRLKWAWCDGAPAPAQPAAPGALPTPWQHAGAASHGVPAERAALRATWQGLASRGAPAVWIANVAGPTLAGQVDALLADTFGSHVAPQWVRTAARHGDLVNGYREPTQLGVDRWVGSIGAHRWLPGQTLLVVTAGTATTLDIVTATADGGRFEGGLILPGLQLMLGTLARNTAQLPELDVLETGSGAARAVRALGADNTHDAIAAGCLAAQAGAIERTWRTLAERGPVRCLLSGGARHAVAGALAMPCEMHDNLVLLGLHAMAAPG, from the coding sequence ATGAGCCTCCTGCTGATCGACATCGGCAACACGCGGCTCAAGTGGGCATGGTGCGACGGGGCGCCGGCTCCCGCCCAGCCCGCGGCCCCCGGCGCCCTGCCAACGCCGTGGCAGCACGCCGGCGCGGCGTCGCACGGGGTGCCCGCCGAGCGCGCCGCCTTGCGCGCGACGTGGCAGGGGCTGGCCAGCCGGGGCGCGCCCGCGGTGTGGATCGCCAATGTCGCCGGGCCAACGCTGGCCGGACAGGTCGATGCGCTGCTGGCCGACACGTTCGGCAGCCACGTCGCGCCGCAATGGGTGCGCACCGCCGCGCGGCATGGCGACCTGGTGAACGGCTATCGGGAGCCGACGCAGCTTGGCGTCGACCGCTGGGTCGGCAGCATCGGCGCGCATCGCTGGCTGCCCGGCCAGACGCTGCTGGTCGTCACCGCCGGTACTGCCACGACGCTCGACATCGTGACCGCCACGGCGGACGGCGGCCGGTTCGAGGGCGGGCTGATCCTGCCCGGCCTGCAACTGATGCTCGGCACGCTGGCGCGCAACACGGCGCAACTGCCCGAACTGGACGTGCTGGAAACCGGCAGCGGCGCCGCCCGCGCGGTGCGGGCGTTGGGCGCGGACAACACCCACGACGCCATCGCGGCGGGCTGCCTGGCCGCCCAGGCCGGCGCCATCGAGCGAACCTGGCGTACGCTGGCCGAGCGCGGGCCGGTGCGCTGCCTGCTGTCGGGCGGGGCGCGCCACGCCGTGGCCGGCGCACTCGCGATGCCGTGCGAGATGCACGATAATCTCGTGCTGCTTGGGTTGCACGCGATGGCGGCACCGGGCTGA
- the rfaE2 gene encoding D-glycero-beta-D-manno-heptose 1-phosphate adenylyltransferase produces MNAPAYESKLVPADDTAALHAAVAALPRPLVFTNGVFDILHRGHATYLAQARDMGAALVVGVNSDASVRMLGKGDDRPLNQEADRMALLAALASVDLVAMFREQTPVELIRLVRPDIYVKGGDYDIDTLDETRLVRSWGGQAYAIPFLHDRSTTKLLTKVRGQG; encoded by the coding sequence ATGAATGCACCCGCCTACGAATCCAAGCTGGTTCCCGCCGACGACACCGCCGCGCTGCACGCCGCCGTGGCCGCCCTGCCGCGCCCGCTGGTCTTTACCAACGGCGTGTTCGACATCCTCCATCGAGGCCACGCCACCTACCTGGCCCAGGCCCGGGATATGGGCGCCGCGCTGGTGGTGGGCGTCAACAGCGACGCGTCGGTGCGGATGCTGGGCAAGGGCGACGACCGCCCGCTGAACCAGGAGGCCGACCGCATGGCCCTGCTGGCCGCGCTGGCGTCGGTAGACCTCGTGGCGATGTTCCGCGAGCAAACCCCGGTGGAACTGATCCGCCTGGTGCGGCCGGACATCTACGTGAAGGGCGGCGACTACGATATCGACACGCTGGACGAAACGCGGCTGGTGCGCAGCTGGGGCGGCCAGGCATACGCCATCCCGTTCCTGCACGACCGCTCGACGACCAAGCTGCTGACGAAGGTACGCGGGCAGGGGTGA
- a CDS encoding biotin--[acetyl-CoA-carboxylase] ligase, with protein MSDFSHPASDARAIDAGALPAWRIHAGPLRQALDGGPARAWQVEVVEETGSTNADLTRACRAAPWHDDAVQVRVAYRQTAGRGRQGRPWQGQAGLTFSVAMPLALPPARLSGLSLGVGLAVAQALEDCDAACGARVGLKWPNDLQIDGRKLAGILIESVPAGPQRIWAVIGIGLNLVRDTHMETVLGRELAGVAEAMTAFDAQRDPTRILAAVLARLAALRTTFLAQGFAPLAAAWSARDAFRDEPVRLLHDGQVLAEGLARGVDGDGHLLLETPEGLERIASGELSLRGALPAADGERA; from the coding sequence ATGTCCGATTTTTCCCATCCCGCTTCCGACGCGCGCGCCATCGACGCCGGCGCCCTGCCAGCCTGGCGCATCCACGCCGGCCCGCTGCGCCAGGCGCTGGACGGCGGCCCGGCCCGGGCGTGGCAGGTCGAGGTGGTGGAGGAAACCGGCTCGACCAATGCCGACCTGACGCGCGCCTGCCGCGCCGCCCCATGGCACGACGACGCCGTGCAGGTGCGCGTGGCCTACCGCCAGACGGCGGGACGCGGCCGCCAGGGCCGGCCCTGGCAGGGGCAGGCGGGGCTGACGTTCTCGGTGGCCATGCCGCTGGCGCTGCCGCCGGCGCGCCTGAGCGGGCTGAGCCTGGGCGTCGGACTGGCCGTGGCCCAGGCGCTGGAAGACTGCGACGCCGCGTGCGGCGCCCGGGTGGGCCTGAAATGGCCCAACGACCTGCAGATCGACGGGCGCAAGCTGGCCGGCATCCTGATCGAATCGGTGCCGGCGGGCCCGCAGCGCATCTGGGCGGTCATCGGCATCGGCCTCAACCTGGTGCGCGACACGCATATGGAAACGGTGCTCGGCCGCGAGCTGGCCGGCGTGGCAGAGGCCATGACGGCGTTCGACGCCCAGCGCGACCCCACGCGCATCCTGGCCGCCGTGCTGGCGCGGCTGGCGGCGCTGCGCACCACGTTCCTGGCCCAGGGCTTCGCGCCGCTGGCCGCCGCATGGTCGGCGCGCGATGCGTTCCGCGACGAACCGGTACGGCTGCTGCACGACGGGCAGGTGCTGGCCGAAGGGCTGGCGCGCGGCGTGGACGGCGACGGCCACCTGCTGCTGGAAACGCCGGAGGGTTTGGAGCGCATTGCCAGCGGCGAGCTGTCGCTGCGCGGGGCGTTGCCGGCGGCCGACGGGGAGCGCGCATGA